GACTGTCTCCTGACGATGTTGTTGGGCTTGCAAGAGAGGATCCTAGAAGGCTCGAGCATCTAATCGTAATCTTTGTAGATGCGCATAAGGCTAGAGGTGTTAGCGGTTCTACCATTAGACAGCATGTTCAAGCAGTGAAGCATCTTCTAGTAATGAACGATTTGGAAAATTCTTTAAATTGGTGGAAGATATCTAAGTTGATGCCTAAGGCTAAGAAGGTCGGATTAGATAGAGCTCCAACGAAGGATGAGGTAAGGAGGCTGCTCGAGCATGCGGACATAAGGATGAAGGCTTTGATACTGCTTCTATGCTCTTCTGGGATACGCATAGGCTCCGTAGAGCATCTCAGGTGGAAGCATCTAACGCCTGTAGAGTATCAAGGGTATAGGTTTGCCAAGCTCGTAGTCCCTGTAAGCAAGGGTGGGGAAGCCTATACAACATTCATAACTCCTGAAGCATACGAGTTCTTGATGGAGTATAGGCGTGCCCGCGAGGTTGAGGGAGAAGAGATAACTCCTGAGAGCCCACTGATAAGGATTGTTAAGTGGAGTAGGTCTGAGAGTAAGGGTATGCCTCTTCCAGCAGACTCAAAGACCTTGAGGAATCAGCTACACAAGCTATGGGAGAGGTCTGGGCTTAGGGAGAGGTCTAAAAGTAGACCTCACGACGTCAAGGCTGTCCACGGCTTCAGGAAGTTCTTCGCTACAAGGCTTGAGAGCTCAGGAGTTGGAAGGCTTATGGTCGAGACTCTTCTAGGCCATAAGATATCTTTAGCCTCAAACTACTATAAGCCTTCCGAGGATGAGCTGCTCAATGCATACGTGAATGGGATAGAGGAGCTGACGGTGTCGGAAGCCATGGAAGCAAAGGTCGAGATGAAGCGTAGGCTCGAGGAGAGGGATAAGAGGCTAGCCGAGCTGGAGAGAGAATACCTTAGCTTACAGTCTAAGCTCTCAGAGATGGAGAGGGAGCTCAAGAGGTTGGCAAGCCTACTAGCAAGAGGTAAGAAGCCTAGGAAGAGCAGATAGCCTTAAGAGCCTAGTATAAACATTCCTTGATGCCTTGCCACTTGTATTTAAGGCTTAAACCTAAGGATACCGCTGATGGTAGTGTCCGGATAAGCAATGTCAGCCGCTTCCACCTCTCATAGCAATGTAGTACAGCGTGAATAGGTTAAGGTTCTTAATTCCTTGTATATAGTCCTTAGGGCTTGGCTTATCGTGTAATATCTCTGCCCTCTCCTTTAGACACCTGAAGAGTCTTTCAAACCTGTTACATATACCGAACCTATGATGCTCATACTCTAGGCCAAGCCTATTCAGAGCCCATGGATACTTGGAACATGTACTCCGAGATAGCTAAGATATTAACCTCGCGGCTTTTATTACGCTTAAAGCAGTTAGAAATTAGGGCCACAATGTCCATGGCAAGGATAAGCCTACCAGACCCTTAAATACCATTCCTTATCCGGACACCATCTCTTCATAGGTTTCTTTAATTGACGTATTCACGTTTCATATCCTACCTCTAAAGACCTAACATACTTATCAGAATTTTTAGACAGCCTCAAAGCCTAACACCTAAGTTTAACAGAACTCCATTAGCTTCTCATCGAGCTTATATACGTGATTACATTTGCAAGGTCTGTTTTTAGATTCTTTGTCGATTTGAGCATGTCTTCTATGTCATAGACGTTAACATGGTCCTCCGAGTAGCTAACGCGATTCATAGGTAGGTACTGGACCAC
The sequence above is drawn from the Thermosphaera sp. genome and encodes:
- a CDS encoding site-specific integrase yields the protein MDELSSLQGNGGVLQNFLVGFRSLTTRDCYLKKLNLFLRFSRLSPDDVVGLAREDPRRLEHLIVIFVDAHKARGVSGSTIRQHVQAVKHLLVMNDLENSLNWWKISKLMPKAKKVGLDRAPTKDEVRRLLEHADIRMKALILLLCSSGIRIGSVEHLRWKHLTPVEYQGYRFAKLVVPVSKGGEAYTTFITPEAYEFLMEYRRAREVEGEEITPESPLIRIVKWSRSESKGMPLPADSKTLRNQLHKLWERSGLRERSKSRPHDVKAVHGFRKFFATRLESSGVGRLMVETLLGHKISLASNYYKPSEDELLNAYVNGIEELTVSEAMEAKVEMKRRLEERDKRLAELEREYLSLQSKLSEMERELKRLASLLARGKKPRKSR